DNA from Orbaceae bacterium lpD01:
TCGCGCGGATGTACTTCAACGCAGTTATAAGTACCTACAAACATTTCATCAACACTAATCACCTGATTCTGATTATCTAAAAATAGCACTAAAAAAATCTCACGCTCTTTATGAGCTAGACGAGTGGCCAGATAGTGACGAGTTTGAGAAGGGCTGGCTAGTATGTTCTCTTGTGTGACTTTTTCTTTTAGGTAACGCTGGGTCAGCTCGACAATCGCTTGTAACTGACAATATTTCACCACACCTAATCCATGATGCTTGCAGCATTCCGTTTGACTCGCACTGATTAATTGGCTAAAAGAGCCAAACTCAGTAAACAGTTGATAAGCGAGCTCTAACACATTGTAGTTCTTGGTGCCGGTACGTAAAAAAATAGCGAGTAATTCGACATCGGTTAATGTGTGAACACCAAAGCGCAGGAGCTTCTCTCGGGGTAGTTGCTGTTTATTTTTAGATAAAGTCATCGTCATTACGGCTCAAAAATAAAGTATCTTAATGAGTCAGGCTGCGCTGAGGTGAGACAGAAATAGAATCTATAGATCGCATTAGCATAGTTGAGAATGTGTTATCACTATTTTACAAGTAAGTGCAAACTCACCTCCTCATATAATGGTATTTTCGGTCTCCTTTTCTATGTTATCATGAGCGCAAATTATCTGTTTAGAAGTGAGATGATGATGCAATTATTGGGAAAAAAGATCCTGTTAGGCATTGCCGGTGGTATTGCTGCTTATAAGTGTCCTGAATTGGTTCGATTATTCAAAAAACAAGGCGCTGAAGTTCGTGTCGTCATGACTGATTCTGCCACACATTTTGTGACGCCTTTAGTATTACAAGCCGTATCCGGGCATTCTGTTAGTCAGGCACTGTTTGATCCCGCTGCTGAATTGTCGATGAGTCATATTGAATTAGCTAAATGGGCTGATATAGTGTTAATCGCACCAGCAACGGCTAATCTTATAGCCAAATTAGCCAACGGTATTGCTGATGATTTGCTGTCGACATTATGTATAGCGACTGCGGCGCCTATTGTGATTGCACCTGCTATGAATCAACAGATGTATCAGGCGCAAGTGACACAGGAGAATTTACAGCGTCTGTCAGCCCGCAATACCATTGAGATTTGGGGACCTGACCAAGGTTTTCAAGCTTGTGGCGATGTTGGCCCTGGGCGTATGTTAGAGCCTGTTCAGATAGTCGAGAAGATGATTCATTTTTATGCGCAATCAGCGTCATTGTTTGAGGCTCCTCTACATATCGTCATTACAGCGGGGCCCACACGTGAAGCTATTGATCCTGTGCGTTATATAAGTAATCACAGTTCAGGCAAAATGGGTTTTGCTTTAGCTCAAGCTGCCGCTAAGTTGGGTGCAAAAGTGACTTTAATTAGTGGGCCCGTGAATCTCGCAACGCCTGATAATATTGACAGAATCAATATCGTCAGTGCATTAGAGATGCAACATGCGGTCATGTCACAAGTTGAGCAAGCCGATATCTTTATTGCCTGCGCGGCGGTTGCTGATTATCGGGCTGCACATATCGAACCACAAAAAATTAAAAAGCAGGCTGATGAAAGCCAATTGTTATTGGTGAAAAATCCTGATATTGTTGCCACCGTTGCTCATTTAGCTGAAAATCGTCCTTTTGTGGTAGGATTTGCTGCCGAAACACAAGATATCGAAAATTACGCTTTGCAAAAATTACGGACAAAAAACTTAGACCTCATTTGTGCAAATGATGTGTCAAAACCGCAGCAAGGATTTAATGCCGATCAAAATGCGATTACGATTTATGGCAACGCCTTTAAAAAGACATTACCGTTAATGGAAAAAACCGCTTTAGCTGAACAACTAATACAAGAGATAGTAAAACGTTATGAAGAAAACAATTGATATTAAAATTCTCGATACCCGTCTGGGTCATGCATTCCCTTTACCAACCTATGCCACGTCAGGATCGGCCGGCATTGATTTAAGAGCGA
Protein-coding regions in this window:
- the coaBC gene encoding bifunctional phosphopantothenoylcysteine decarboxylase/phosphopantothenate--cysteine ligase CoaBC, whose product is MMQLLGKKILLGIAGGIAAYKCPELVRLFKKQGAEVRVVMTDSATHFVTPLVLQAVSGHSVSQALFDPAAELSMSHIELAKWADIVLIAPATANLIAKLANGIADDLLSTLCIATAAPIVIAPAMNQQMYQAQVTQENLQRLSARNTIEIWGPDQGFQACGDVGPGRMLEPVQIVEKMIHFYAQSASLFEAPLHIVITAGPTREAIDPVRYISNHSSGKMGFALAQAAAKLGAKVTLISGPVNLATPDNIDRINIVSALEMQHAVMSQVEQADIFIACAAVADYRAAHIEPQKIKKQADESQLLLVKNPDIVATVAHLAENRPFVVGFAAETQDIENYALQKLRTKNLDLICANDVSKPQQGFNADQNAITIYGNAFKKTLPLMEKTALAEQLIQEIVKRYEENN
- the radC gene encoding DNA repair protein RadC, which gives rise to MTLSKNKQQLPREKLLRFGVHTLTDVELLAIFLRTGTKNYNVLELAYQLFTEFGSFSQLISASQTECCKHHGLGVVKYCQLQAIVELTQRYLKEKVTQENILASPSQTRHYLATRLAHKEREIFLVLFLDNQNQVISVDEMFVGTYNCVEVHPREIVRQALKYNAAALILAHNHPSGIAEPSEADKQITQYIEQVCDLVDIRIVDHIVIGKGEYVSFAERGWI